In Triticum urartu cultivar G1812 chromosome 6, Tu2.1, whole genome shotgun sequence, the following proteins share a genomic window:
- the LOC125514845 gene encoding allene oxide cyclase, chloroplastic-like: MAAPPSSVSVRAGASVSAKLTPSRAARVGFGGRVSVGSGRKCGGPVRASLFSPKPAVAMDARPTKVQELHVYELNERDRESPAYLRLSAKQSQNALGDLVPFTNKVYNGSLDKRIGITAGICILIQHVPERNGDRYEAIYSIYFGDYGHITVQGPYLTYEESYLAVTGGSGVFEGVYGQVKLNQIVFPFKIFYTFYLKGIPDLPRELLCTPVPPSPTVEPTPAAKATEPHACLNNFTD; encoded by the exons ATGGCAGCGCCCCCCTCCTCCGTCTCCGTCAGGGCCGGCGCGTCCGTCTCGGCGAAGCTGACCCCTTCGCGGGCCGCCAGGGTTGGGTTCGGTGGCAGGGTCAGCGTCGGCTCGGGCAGGAAGTGCGGCGGCCCCGTGCGGGCGTCGCTCTTCTCGCCCAAGCCCGCGGTGGCCATGGACGCGAGGCCGACCAAGGTGCAGGAGCTGCACGTCTACGAGCTCAACGAGCGCGACCGCGAGAGCCCCGCCTACCTCCGGCTGAGCGCCAAGCAGAGCCAGAACGCGCTCGGCGACCTCGTCCCCTTCACCAACAAG GTGTACAACGGGAGCCTGGACAAGCGGATCGGGATCACGGCCGGGATCTGCATCCTGATCCAGCACGTGCCGGAGCGCAACGGCGACCGCTACGAGGCCATCTACAGCATCTACTTCGGCGACTACGGCCACATCACCGTGCAGGGGCCCTACCTCACCTACGAGGAGTCCTACCTCGCCGTCACCGGCGGCTCCGGCGTCTTCGAGGGCGTGTACGGCCAGGTCAAGCTCAACCAGATCGTCTTCCCCTTCAAGATCTTCTACACCTTCTACCTCAAGGGCATCCCGGACCTGCCGAGGGAGCTGCTCTGCACGCCCGTCCCGCCCTCCCCCACCGTCGAGCCCACGCCCGCCGCCAAGGCCACCGAGCCACACGCATGCCTCAACAACTTCACCGACTAG